In Candidatus Accumulibacter cognatus, the genomic window CAACGTCCTCCGGCGGTAGAAGGTCGGTCTTGTTGAGGACGATGACGTCGCAGAACTCGACCTGTTCGACCAGCAGATTGACCACCGTGCGCTGGTCGTCCTCGCCCAGGCTTTCACCGCGATCGGCGATGTAGTCCTGCGAACTGTAGTCGCGCAGGAAGTTGAAGCCGTCCACTACCGTGACCATGGTATCCAGCCGGGAGACGTCCGACAGGCTGGTGCCGTCCTCGTCACGGAAGGTAAAGGTCTCGGCCACCGGCAATGGCTCGGCGATGCCGGTTGATTCGATGAGCAGGTAATCGAAGCGCTTTTCCTTGGCCAGCCGGGCGATTTCGACCAGGAGGTCTTCACGCAGCGTGCAGCAGATGCAGCCGTTGCTCATCTCGACCATCTTCTCCTCGGCGCGCGACAACTCGGCGCCGCCTTCGGCGACCAGGCGGGCGTCGATGTTGACCTCGGACATGTCATTGACGATGACCGCAACGTGCAGGCCCTGCCGGTTGTTCAGGACATGGTTGAGCAGCGTGGTCTTGCCGGCACCGAGAAAGCCTGACAAGACAGTGACAGGGAGACGGGAATCGTTCTTGTTGGGTTGGTTGGTCATGTTTGGTTCTGATGAATGGGCAGTGGAATCGGGGCGCAGATGACTTCGATGCGGTCGCCCTTGACCGCGTTGTAGAAGCAGCTGCTCCGCCCGGTATGGCAGGCACCGCCGAGTTGGTCGACGAGCAGCAGGATGGCGTCGCCATCACAATCAAAGCGTGTTTCGACCACGCGTTGCCGGCAACCGGATGTTTCGCCTTTGCGCCACAAGGTCTGGCGCGAACGCGACCAGTAGCAGGCAAAACCTGAAGCCAGTGTTTCATCGATGGCGGTGCGATTCATCCAGGCCAGCATCAACAACTCCCGTGTATCGAACTGCTGGGCAACGGCGGCAATCAGACCTTGCCGATCGAATGGCAATTCGGCCAGCACTTCGGAAAGCGGCAAGCCTGCGCCGATGGGCGCGTCTTCAAGTCGGGTTAACATAGGGTCTTTTGAATACAACAAATGCAATGTTATAACATTACATTTGTCCCACCAAGAGCAAACGAATGAAAACCTCAATTTCCGACGTTCAATGTCCGCCACCTCAAGGCGATAATACCGACGCCCTCGATCGGGCCGAAGCCGCTTGCCG contains:
- the hisI gene encoding phosphoribosyl-AMP cyclohydrolase; amino-acid sequence: MLTRLEDAPIGAGLPLSEVLAELPFDRQGLIAAVAQQFDTRELLMLAWMNRTAIDETLASGFACYWSRSRQTLWRKGETSGCRQRVVETRFDCDGDAILLLVDQLGGACHTGRSSCFYNAVKGDRIEVICAPIPLPIHQNQT